The proteins below come from a single Triticum aestivum cultivar Chinese Spring chromosome 5D, IWGSC CS RefSeq v2.1, whole genome shotgun sequence genomic window:
- the LOC123120777 gene encoding ribulose bisphosphate carboxylase small subunit, chloroplastic 3 — MAPTVMASSATSVAPFQGLKSTAGLPVSRRSNGASLGSVSNGGRIRCMQVWPIEGIKKFETLSYLPPLSTEALLKQVDYLIRSKWVPCLEFSKVGFIFREHNASPGYYDGRYWTMWKLPMFGCTDATQVINEVEEVKKEYPDAYVRIIGFDNMRQVQCVSFIAFKPPGCEESGKA, encoded by the exons ATGGCCCCCACCGTGATGGCCTCGTCGGCCACCTCCGTCGCTCCTTTCCAGGGGCTCAAGTCCACCGCCGGCCTCCCCGTCAGCCGCCGCTCCAACGGCGCTAGCCTCGGCAGCGTCAGCAACGGTGGAAGGATCAGGTGCATGCAG GTGTGGCCCATCGAGGGCATCAAGAAGTTCGAGACCCTGTCTTACCTGCCACCGCTCAGCACGGAGGCCCTCCTCAAGCAGGTGGACTACCTGATCCGCTCCAAGTGGGTGCCTTGCCTTGAGTTCAGCAAGGTCGGGTTCATCTTCCGTGAGCACAATGCGTCTCCCGGGTACTACGACGGCCGCTACTGGACAATGTGGAAGCTGCCTATGTTCGGGTGCACCGACGCCACACAGGTGATCAACGAGGTGGAGGAGGTCAAGAAGGAGTACCCTGACGCGTACGTCCGCATCATCGGATTCGACAACATGCGCCAGGTGCAGTGCGTCAGCTTCATTGCCTTCAAGCCACCGGGCTGCGAGGAGTCCGGCAAGGCCTAA